A single genomic interval of Caldanaerovirga acetigignens harbors:
- a CDS encoding ArsR/SmtB family transcription factor: MTYSTHPKIFEEKAELLKVLGHPVRLCIVKNLIEQKSANVTQIQNCLKTPQSTISQHLAKLRTAGIIEGRREGTEVHYSVVDEKVKRLIEALFS, translated from the coding sequence ATGACATACTCAACCCATCCCAAAATCTTCGAAGAAAAAGCGGAACTTTTGAAGGTGCTGGGACATCCCGTGCGACTATGTATAGTAAAAAACCTTATCGAGCAAAAATCAGCCAACGTTACCCAAATTCAAAACTGCCTCAAGACTCCGCAGTCGACAATTTCACAGCACCTTGCAAAGCTGAGGACTGCCGGAATCATAGAAGGCCGGAGGGAAGGCACAGAAGTCCACTACTCGGTAGTCGATGAAAAAGTAAAGCGATTAATTGAAGCGTTGTTTTCTTAA
- the gspE gene encoding type II secretion system ATPase GspE yields the protein MDIKRRLGDLLVESGMITAEQLEKALNEQRRTGERLGKILTRLGFVREKDILEVLEFQLGIPKVVLEDYQLDSNVVHIVPEALARRYMAIPIKKDGNRLLVAMADPLNLNAIDDLRLATGMEIVPAIASEKEIETAIGRFFEPRIDEAAISALEEIKVDTAASWDTYDLDEPAAGGIDRAPAVQLVNQLLSKAIRAKASDVHIEPQESYVAVRYRIDGLLREVMRLPLGVLNSLVSRIKIMAGMDIAEKRLPQDGRFQITLERRSIDFRVSTMPTVYGEKIVLRILDKANMFLSLDSLGFLPRTLEQYESLIRSSYGMILITGPTGSGKTTTLYATLNTLNTPEKNIITIEDPVEYLLPGINQVRVNPKAGLDFARGLRAILRQDPDIIMVGEIRDRETADIAVRAATTGHLVFSTLHTNDAAGAVTRLLDMGIEPFLVNSSLLGVVAQRLVRLVCPQCRESYEPKPGDIEYEFMDDKRKVFYRGKGCRQCNYTGYQGRTAIHEILVMTDDIRQMVSQKVHVSKIREAAIAGGMVTLRDDGVSKAAQGLTTVQEVLRVTISGF from the coding sequence GTGGACATAAAGCGCCGGCTGGGAGATTTGCTCGTAGAATCGGGTATGATAACGGCAGAACAGCTTGAAAAGGCGTTAAATGAGCAGAGACGGACTGGAGAGCGGTTGGGAAAAATTCTAACCCGCCTGGGATTTGTGAGAGAGAAGGATATTCTGGAAGTTCTGGAGTTTCAATTAGGCATACCCAAAGTAGTACTTGAGGATTATCAACTAGACTCCAACGTGGTACATATTGTACCTGAAGCTTTAGCGCGCAGATATATGGCGATCCCTATAAAAAAAGACGGGAACCGGCTATTGGTGGCCATGGCAGATCCTTTGAACCTCAATGCAATAGATGACCTGCGATTAGCTACGGGAATGGAAATAGTACCAGCTATTGCTTCAGAAAAGGAAATCGAAACTGCTATAGGGAGGTTTTTCGAACCACGAATAGACGAAGCGGCAATTTCGGCTTTGGAAGAAATAAAGGTGGATACTGCTGCTTCCTGGGATACTTATGACTTAGATGAACCTGCTGCTGGTGGGATCGATAGGGCACCGGCAGTTCAATTGGTCAACCAGCTTTTATCAAAGGCAATAAGGGCCAAAGCCAGCGACGTCCACATAGAGCCCCAAGAAAGCTACGTAGCGGTGCGCTACCGAATAGATGGGCTTTTGCGGGAGGTTATGAGGCTTCCTTTAGGAGTTTTAAACAGCCTCGTTTCCCGAATTAAGATCATGGCGGGGATGGACATAGCGGAAAAGCGTCTACCGCAGGATGGCCGTTTTCAAATAACGCTGGAAAGGCGAAGCATAGATTTTAGGGTTTCCACAATGCCTACAGTTTACGGAGAAAAAATAGTCCTGCGCATTTTGGACAAAGCTAACATGTTTTTGAGCCTCGATAGTTTAGGTTTTCTTCCGAGAACTCTTGAACAATACGAAAGTTTGATAAGAAGTTCTTACGGGATGATACTTATTACAGGACCTACGGGCAGCGGGAAAACTACTACCCTCTACGCTACTTTGAATACCTTGAATACCCCTGAAAAAAATATAATAACCATCGAAGATCCGGTGGAATATCTGCTTCCTGGAATCAACCAGGTGAGGGTGAACCCCAAAGCCGGCCTTGACTTTGCCCGGGGGTTAAGGGCGATACTTAGACAGGACCCGGATATAATTATGGTAGGTGAGATTAGAGACAGAGAAACCGCCGATATAGCGGTAAGGGCTGCCACAACAGGACATCTTGTTTTCAGCACTTTGCACACAAATGATGCTGCAGGGGCTGTGACCAGACTTTTGGACATGGGGATCGAGCCTTTTTTGGTCAACTCCTCGCTTCTTGGAGTGGTAGCCCAGCGCCTTGTAAGGCTTGTATGTCCTCAGTGTCGCGAATCTTATGAGCCGAAGCCGGGAGACATAGAATATGAGTTTATGGATGACAAAAGGAAGGTATTTTATCGGGGCAAAGGCTGCAGGCAATGCAACTATACGGGATACCAGGGAAGGACGGCAATCCACGAAATCCTGGTGATGACCGATGACATAAGGCAGATGGTATCTCAAAAGGTGCATGTATCGAAGATAAGGGAAGCTGCTATCGCCGGGGGGATGGTTACTTTGCGAGATGATGGGGTCTCAAAGGCTGCCCAAGGTCTGACAACGGTACAGGAAGTTTTAAGGGTGACGATAAGCGGATTTTAG